Proteins encoded by one window of Terriglobales bacterium:
- a CDS encoding efflux RND transporter periplasmic adaptor subunit: MGAHQSPTIHDLSALRIEDRARKQGPRFRWFRWFAAAVGVLLLASALIFAIKGKAISVEVSPAHRVSGNQRIALLNASGYVTPRRRATVAAKITARVKQMYAEEGMRVQSGQVLALLDDSDAQVRLASAKADREATAAALADLKVQLANAERELHRAQELQKGGVNSQQALDTAQTTRDSLRARIALTEEQTRAADARIKTAQQDVDNCTVRSPFAGIVVSKDAQRGEMVSPISAGGGFTRTGIATVVDMESIETEVDVNESYIARVRVGQPVTAVLDAYPDWQIPSKVRTVIPTADRQKATVKVRITFDKLDPRILPDMGVKVTFLGDEPPKQESAAGEVLVPSRAVRKDGSDSVVFVYRDGRLERRAVRLGSSRGDEQGIVAGLSDGDRVVVKGPDALRDGERVEIRE, translated from the coding sequence ATGGGAGCCCACCAGTCACCAACCATTCACGACCTTTCCGCCTTGCGGATTGAGGACCGCGCGCGCAAGCAGGGGCCCCGATTTCGCTGGTTCCGATGGTTTGCGGCTGCTGTCGGAGTGCTGTTGCTGGCTTCCGCTCTCATCTTCGCCATTAAGGGAAAAGCAATAAGCGTAGAAGTATCGCCAGCACATAGAGTTAGCGGCAACCAGCGAATCGCCTTATTGAATGCCAGTGGGTACGTCACACCGCGGCGTCGGGCGACGGTAGCGGCCAAAATCACGGCACGGGTAAAACAAATGTATGCCGAAGAGGGTATGCGCGTGCAATCCGGGCAGGTGCTTGCCCTGCTTGACGATTCGGATGCGCAGGTCCGGCTTGCTTCCGCGAAGGCGGACCGCGAAGCTACCGCGGCAGCCTTGGCCGACCTTAAAGTGCAGCTGGCCAATGCTGAGCGGGAACTACACCGTGCCCAAGAGTTACAGAAAGGCGGCGTGAACAGTCAGCAGGCGCTGGATACGGCGCAAACTACGCGCGATAGTCTGCGTGCCCGCATCGCGCTCACGGAAGAACAGACACGCGCCGCAGATGCCAGAATCAAGACGGCCCAGCAGGATGTGGACAACTGCACGGTCCGATCGCCGTTCGCCGGCATTGTGGTCTCCAAGGACGCACAACGAGGCGAGATGGTATCCCCTATCTCCGCGGGCGGCGGATTCACGCGCACCGGCATTGCCACGGTCGTGGACATGGAATCGATTGAAACCGAGGTGGACGTTAATGAGTCCTATATTGCGAGGGTGCGGGTAGGACAACCAGTGACGGCGGTGTTGGACGCATACCCGGATTGGCAGATTCCGTCGAAGGTGCGGACCGTCATCCCCACGGCGGACCGTCAAAAGGCCACGGTGAAAGTGCGGATCACATTCGACAAGCTCGATCCGCGAATCCTGCCGGATATGGGTGTGAAGGTTACATTTTTGGGAGATGAACCGCCGAAGCAAGAATCGGCTGCAGGCGAGGTGCTCGTGCCCAGCCGTGCAGTGCGAAAAGACGGCAGCGACTCGGTTGTGTTTGTGTATCGAGATGGCCGGCTTGAACGGCGGGCCGTACGGTTGGGCAGCAGCCGCGGAGACGAACAGGGAATCGTGGCCGGTCTAAGTGATGGAGACCGGGTTGTAGTGAAAGGACCAGATGCATTGCGGGACGGAGAGCGGGTGGAGATCCGTGAGTAG
- a CDS encoding zf-HC2 domain-containing protein, with translation MGCELWSEKLEIYLDGELPAEETRLLDRHVRECPLCASDALSRVQLKRAVQVAGKRFTASAEFRRNLELRVAGSSPSRVFQKWIPALATTAVLLVVAFGVTSQLSKRSQEAGIYSELADMHVATLASANPVDVVSTDRHTVKPWFQGKLPFTFELPELKDTEFSLRGGRVSYLGQTPGAHLLYQFRKHQISVFVYMDRHFAPAMPSSASASQSSFNVQTWSQQGMRYFVIGDASSDDIRNLCHILRSVKGP, from the coding sequence ATGGGTTGTGAACTGTGGTCCGAAAAACTCGAGATCTATCTGGATGGCGAGCTTCCGGCTGAGGAAACGCGTCTTCTCGACCGGCACGTCCGTGAATGCCCGCTCTGCGCAAGCGATGCCTTAAGCCGGGTGCAGTTAAAGCGTGCCGTCCAGGTCGCTGGCAAACGGTTCACTGCCAGCGCGGAATTTCGCCGCAACCTTGAGTTGCGTGTGGCTGGTAGCTCTCCCAGCCGTGTGTTTCAGAAATGGATCCCAGCTCTGGCAACAACCGCCGTGCTTCTGGTTGTTGCTTTCGGAGTCACAAGCCAGCTGTCGAAGCGCTCTCAGGAGGCAGGCATTTACAGCGAACTGGCTGACATGCATGTTGCCACGCTCGCCAGCGCGAATCCGGTAGACGTCGTCTCCACAGATCGGCACACGGTCAAGCCATGGTTTCAGGGAAAATTACCGTTCACTTTTGAATTGCCTGAGCTCAAGGATACGGAGTTCTCTCTAAGGGGTGGAAGAGTCTCGTACTTAGGTCAGACTCCGGGGGCGCACCTGCTCTACCAGTTCAGGAAACATCAGATTTCTGTGTTCGTCTATATGGATCGACACTTCGCCCCGGCAATGCCTTCCTCTGCCAGCGCCAGCCAATCCTCATTTAACGTGCAGACTTGGAGCCAGCAGGGGATGCGGTACTTCGTTATCGGAGACGCCAGTTCCGATGACATCCGCAACTTGTGTCACATCTTGCGTAGTGTGAAAGGCCCCTGA
- a CDS encoding ABC transporter ATP-binding protein produces the protein MIRVDGRGNSTSLVRVRGLDKKYQRGSEEIHVLQGLNLDVDAGDFVAFMGPSGSGKTTLLNLLGGLDLPSAGSIMVAGDEITSMSGRKLTAWRARHVGFIFQMYNLIPVLTAFQNVELPLLLTGLSKAERRKHVETALGVVGLEERMNHYPRQLSGGQEQRVAIARAIVADPTFLLADEPTGDLDRKSADEIMALINRLVKEFKKTVLLVTHDPVVADQADAILHLEKGALAETGKLQAAQ, from the coding sequence ATGATCAGAGTGGACGGAAGGGGAAATAGTACAAGCCTGGTTCGGGTGCGCGGCTTGGATAAAAAATATCAGCGCGGCAGCGAGGAAATCCACGTTCTCCAAGGACTGAATCTGGACGTTGATGCGGGTGACTTTGTAGCGTTCATGGGTCCAAGCGGTTCCGGTAAAACGACCCTGCTGAACCTGCTGGGTGGCCTGGATCTGCCCTCCGCTGGAAGCATTATGGTGGCAGGAGATGAGATTACCAGCATGTCCGGCCGAAAGTTGACCGCATGGCGGGCTCGGCACGTCGGATTCATCTTCCAGATGTATAACCTGATTCCGGTTCTGACGGCATTTCAGAACGTGGAATTGCCGCTGTTGTTGACGGGCCTCTCAAAAGCCGAACGGCGAAAGCATGTTGAGACCGCGCTGGGAGTGGTGGGACTGGAGGAACGGATGAACCATTACCCGCGGCAACTCTCGGGTGGACAGGAACAGCGAGTCGCAATCGCACGGGCGATCGTGGCCGACCCGACTTTTCTTCTGGCCGACGAGCCTACCGGCGATCTTGACCGCAAAAGTGCCGACGAGATCATGGCGCTGATCAATCGCCTGGTGAAGGAATTCAAAAAGACAGTGCTGCTGGTAACACACGATCCCGTCGTAGCAGATCAAGCCGACGCGATACTGCATCTGGAGAAAGGCGCATTGGCAGAGACTGGAAAATTGCAGGCGGCACAATGA
- a CDS encoding sigma-70 family RNA polymerase sigma factor, translating to MPQAKLQAKDFEALAMPLFASLYNFAQWLTQNREEAEDLVQETYLKGLRGIGSFEAGTNFRAWMFRILRNTFLTSRTGLRVTKTVALDQENEELMLPTDFETPESILLDRKSQEVVQQAIEALPLPFREVVLLCDVEEMSYQEAAETMAIPIGTVMSRLSRARKALRAALQEKPQKA from the coding sequence GTGCCGCAGGCGAAGCTCCAGGCTAAAGACTTTGAGGCGCTGGCGATGCCTCTCTTCGCGTCGCTCTACAACTTCGCCCAATGGTTGACACAGAATCGGGAAGAAGCCGAAGACCTGGTACAAGAGACATATTTGAAGGGGCTGAGAGGCATCGGGTCATTTGAAGCGGGCACCAATTTTCGTGCCTGGATGTTTCGTATATTACGCAATACGTTTTTGACCTCCAGAACCGGGCTGCGGGTCACCAAGACAGTCGCTCTTGATCAAGAAAACGAAGAGCTCATGCTGCCAACCGATTTCGAAACACCGGAATCAATTCTGCTGGACCGGAAGAGCCAGGAAGTGGTGCAGCAAGCGATCGAGGCGTTGCCACTACCGTTCCGAGAAGTGGTCTTACTTTGTGACGTCGAGGAGATGTCTTATCAGGAAGCCGCAGAGACAATGGCAATACCGATTGGGACGGTGATGTCGCGCCTGTCTCGCGCACGTAAAGCGCTGAGGGCAGCGCTGCAGGAGAAACCGCAAAAGGCCTAA